The sequence below is a genomic window from Anaerocolumna chitinilytica.
TTACAGGCTGAAAAAAAGATCGGCTCCGGCAAAGTCGAAAAGAAAAATAAGCATATAGGGCAAGAATTCGCTAGACCTAACAAAATATCATAATAGATTGAATATCTATAAGTGGTTATGGAGAATAGATTCTAATAGAATGGCGGTATAACTTACCGCCACTTTATTGGAACTATTGCAAGAGTACAAAACACATTATAGTGAATATGCCATTTACTACCAAAATCAAAATAAATAATTTGAAATAGAGAATAGCTTTATCGTATAGCGAATCATCGTTCATCTGCGCTTTCTTTAGTGAGTTTATACCAAAGTATAAGAACATACTCCCAATTGCAAATAGAATAAAATATATTATTCCTAAAATAATTTTTAACATAAGGTAAGTCCTTCTAATTTTGATTATAGTTTATCTGAGATTTCATTTCTTCTATAAAAATCAAATCTATCCCCTATCTTTGCCATTATGATGAAAAATTCTTAAGTTTACTTTCTTTGATTGAACTTCCCTTTTATCCGCTCACATATAAAGGCTTCCGCGCCACCGATTAAGCCTACTATTATTGCTTGAAGCCAATAATTATCAAGAGTTATAAAGAGCGTTCGTTGTAATATAAAAGCTATAATAATAAATATTACAATAGCTAAGGTATAAATTTTCCACATATGAATCACCACCTATTGCTTTTGGTATGGCCAGTATCATGACCAGCCTGTCTAATATAATAATTATAGTAGCATTTCCAGTCGTATCAACATTATACCTTGGATTTTTGGAACAATAGGTATACGTACTTTTAACAACCGTTACTTGGGAGAAATACTTGATGGATACCATTAAGCCGCTGTCTGCTTGTATATTTCTGTCATAAGAAATATAATAAGCTTATGGAGGTGCTATACGTGGATCATATAATAACAAAAGAAGCCAGCTATAAAAGAAGTAAAGTAAAGGCGGGTGATAATAAATGAAACGGATTTTCTTAGTTGAGGACGATAAGGCTATCGCTAAGAACCTTATACTGCTACTCCGCTCGGAAGGCTATACAGTCACTCATGCCCCGACAAGAAATGCAGCTCTTGCCGCCCTTGCCGGAAACAAGTTTGACTTAGCATTGGTTGATATTTCTTTACCTGACGGAAATGGCTTCACGGTATGTACAGAAATCAAAGAAACAGAAGATATTCCGGTTATCTTTCTGACTGCTTCCGGTGATGAGGCAAGTGTTGTTACCGGGTTGAACATGGGGGCAGACGACTATATTACCAAGCCTTTTCGTCCCCGGGAATTGATAGCTCGTATTGGAACCGCTCTGCGAAAAAGCAGCCGTTCCGGTTCAGAATATGAAATCCGAGGTCTTTATGTCGACACGGCAAGTGGTATTGTGAAAAAAAACGGCAGTGAGGTTTTTCTTTCTGCCTTGGAATATCGATTGTTACTGGTGTTTCTTAGCAATCCTAAAAGTATTATAACGAGGGTCAGGCTGCTTGACGAACTCTGGGATGCAGCGGGAGAGTTTGTCAATGATAATACCTTGACCGTATACATAAAACGCTTGCGTGAGAAGATAGAAAACGACCCGGCAAATCCGCAAATAATCCTGACCGTTCGTGGTACCGGGTATCGATTGGGGGATTGGCATGCTTCGGAATAGAGAGTTTCGGCAGTTTGTCATTTTGTACTCCGTAATTGCCGCAGGCACTGTAGTACTGGGATTTATAATCAATGTGGCAGCAGGCATCCTTTCCCTATCCGCTGCCGCTGCCTTTGGAGCAAGTTTTTTTCTATTTACCAAAGCCAGGTATAAAAGCATTGAGCAAATATCAGATCAAATAGACCTTGTACTTCATAATGCTGACCATCTGTATATTGGTGAATCAGAAGAAGGTGAGCTTTCTATACTGCAAAGTGAGATTACTAAAATGACACTGCGCATTAGGGAGCAAAATGAAGCACTAAAGAAAGAAAAAGAGCATCTTGCCGATTCATTGGCGGATATTGCCCACCAGCTTCGTACCCCTCTCACTTCAGTAAACCTTATACTTTCCTTACTAGAGAATAATTCGGATGAAAATGAGCGTAAAGCCTTTATGCGGGAAACAGAGGAATTGCTTGTGAGAATGGATTGGCTGATTACTTCACTGCTCAAATTATCCCGCTTGGACGCCGGTATTGTGGTGTTCCAATGGGAATCAATAGATGTAAATAACTTGATTCGAACTTCCCTTCGCCCATTGTTAATTCCAATGGATCTGCATAATATTGAACTGCAAATAAATGCTCCCGCCGGAATGATTATTCAAGGGGATTCCGGCTGGCTTTCGGAAGCAATTCAAAATATTCTTAAAAATTGCATGGAAAGCGCAGGCGAGAATGGGAAGATTGAGATTATCTGTACGGATAATCCATTGTTTACGGAGATTACGATCCACGACAGTGGGTTAGGATTTGAAAATAAAGATTTACCGTGCCTGTTTGACAGGTTTTATCGTGGGAAGAATTCAAGCGCCGAGGGATATGGAATTGGGTTGGCACTCTGTAAGATGATTATAACACGGCAGGGAGGAACGATTACTGCTAAAAATCACCCCCAGGGTGGTGCAATCTTTTCCCTCCGTTTCTCAAAGTGACGAATCTCTCACTTAAAAGTCACAAAGGTGTAAGCTTAAGGTTCTATTATATGGGTATAGGTTGATTGCAATTCAACCTCCAAGGTTTGTGAATGCAGTACTCTTGGCACAAATCTTGAATGCGAAGAAAATATCCGCAGGAAAGGAGACTCACATAATGGAGTTTTTAAAAATTGAAAATCTATGTAAGAGCTACGGAAAAGGTGAGAATCAGGTTATCGCTCTAGACAATGTTTCCCTTACAATTGAAAAAGGAGAGTTTACTGCGATTATAGGCTCCTCCGGTTCCGGTAAATCTACTTTACTTCATATTATCGGCGGAGTGGATGTGCCGACAAGTGGAAAAGTATATTTGGAAGGGCAGGATGTTTATGCAGGAAGCAATGAGAAACTCGCTATTTTCCGCAGACGGCAGGTTGGACTGATATATCAGTTTCACAATCTCATCCCTACCTTGAATGTGGTGGAAAACATCACGTTACCAATCCTGATGGATAAGCGTAAGGTTAACGAGGAACGACTGAATGACCTGCTCCAAATGCTTGGACTGCAGGAACGTAAAAATCATTTGCCTAATCAGCTGTCAGGTGGACAGCAGCAGCGTGTTTCCATAGGACGTGCTTTAATGAATGCTCCGGCCGTAATGCTTGCCGATGAGCCCACAGGCAGCTTGGACAGCCGGAATGGACATGAAATCGTCAAACTGCTCAAAGAAAGCAATAAAAAGTATGGACAGACCCTGCTTCTCGTTACTCATGATGAAAATATTGCTCTGCAGGCAGACCGAATTATCGGTATCTCAGACGGCAAAGTTACGCGGGATGAGAGGATGGTACAGCCATGAATATTTTTAACAAAGTCACCCTGCAAAATATGAAAAAAAGCCATACCCGGACAGTTGTCACGATTATTGGAGTTATTCTCTCGGCCGCTATGATAACAGCAGTTGCTACCTTTGGTACTTCCCTGTTAAATTTTATGTTAAAGGTTTCTGTCCAGAAATATGGTGACTGGCACGTTGAGTTTTTTGATGCTGCCGCCTCTTTTGTACAGGAGAGAGCCCATGATCATAATGTTACCAAAACCGCAGCCTTTGAAAATATAGGATATGCAGACCTTGAAGGAGCAAAAAGCCCTGAGAAGCCTTATCTGTTTATCGCCGGTTTTAATAAAGAAACGTTTGATACCTTGCCTATAAGCTTGATTGCCGGAAGACTGCCCAAGAACAGTGGGGAAATTCTTGTTCCGTCCCACGTTGCTGCAAAGGGCGGTGTAAGATTTAAGGTGGGTGACACAATTTCACTTGCTGTTGGAGATCGCTTGGAGGGAGATAAAAAGCTAAGCCAGCATGACCCTTACCAATACAGGAAAGAAACTCTTGTATCAAAAGTACAGAGAACCTACACGGTTGTAGGCATCTGTAACAGACCTGCTTTTGAGGAACATTCCGCTCCGGGATACACATTGATAACAAAAGCAGATACTGTAGACAAAGCAGACAGCAACAGTCTGTTTGTCACGCTCAAAAATCCCCATAAAGTGAAAGCTTATGTAAACAGCACAGCCGGAGCGGGAGGTTATCTCCTGAATGATGATGTCTTGCGATTCATGGGAATTACAGATAATAAACTGTTCAATGGGTTTTTATATATGGTTGGCAGTATTTTAGTCGCCATAATAATGTTAGGTTCAATTTTTCTGATCTATAATTCCTTTAATATCTCCTTGAATGAACGAACACGACAGTTCGGGATTCTCTCATCAGTTGGTGCCACAGCGAAACAACTGCGAAATTCAGTATTGTTTGAAGGGGTTTGCATTGGAGCCATTGGCATACCCATTGGAGTTATGGTAGGTATAGGCAGTATAGGGCTTATAAATCCAATAGTTGACGGGAAGTTCAGGAATATCCTAAAAAGCACTGTGCCTTTAACACTATCCGTATCCGTACCCGCAATTGTAGCCGCAGGGGCAGTCAGTTTGGTTACCATTCTGATTTCAGCCTATATCCCTGCAAAAAAAGCTGCAAATACTCCCATTATGGAGAGCATTCGACAGACTAATGAAATTAAAACAGATGCGAAAGCCGTGAAAACTTCAAAGCTCACTCAGTATATTTTCGGGTTAGAGGGGACTCTTGCATTAAAAAACTTTAAGAGAAATAAGAGGCGGTACCGCAGCATCGTGTTATCACTCACCTTGAGTGTTGTGTTGTTTGTATCGGGAAGTGCTTTTGGAACAACGTTAAAAAGGCTTTCGAATCAGTATACAGTGGATATTGATTATGATATCTATTTTACCAATCAGGACATGAACGATGGCGAGATGTTTCCCCTTTATGATAAACTAAAAACTGCAGATGGGGTTTACGAAAGCTCTTATCAATCAGTATTAGCGTATTCCTGTTTAGTTAAGGCAGAGGATTTATCAGACAAATACCGGGAATATAGGGGGTATAAGAAGGCTGATGAAACCGTTTCGCTGCCAATGGACATTCAGTTTATTTCGGACAGTGAATATCTGAGTTTTATCAAGGACTTGGGCTTGTCTCCGGAAGAATATACCGGGCAGAACGCAAAAATGGTTGCTGTTGCTAAACAGCGGGTTGCCAGGGAAAACAAAGGGAGCGAATTGTTTGATATATTTGCCAATCGCTCTTTGGATAGTACAGTTGCACCAGAAATTAACAAAAAACCAAAATTGGAGCAGGAACAGAATGTAAACATTACCTTTGTCGATACATATCCGATAAGTCCGCCGCCAAAGCAATCCTCTGAACAAAATTCCAGCGTTTTTATGGTGGTTGCACCTTATTCGCTGAAAGAAAAGTTTGAAACCCCGGATACCCATTCGATTATAGCCCTGGGCTTTTTGTCAAAAAATCCTTCTCAGTCGGTGATTGAAATGGAAAAGATGATTCAAGGTGAGGGAATTACTTCGTCGTATAATCTATACAATGTATATGACTTAGTGGAGCAATACCACAATATGACCTTTGTGATAGATGTTTTTACCTATGTTTTTGTTATTATGATTTCACTGATAGCGGTTGCAAATGTATTTAATACGATATCCACAAGTATCAGACTGCGCAGGCGAGAGCTTGCCATGCTCCGCTCGGTAGGTATGTCCGACAGGGATTTCAATAAAATGATGAACTTCGAGTGTGTCTTTTATGGTATGAGGACATTGCTGTATGGAATTCCGTTGTCGGTAATCTCTTCATGGCTGATATACAAGGGGTTAGTGTCTGCAGAAAAGATGGATAACTTAAATTTTGTATTCCCTTGGGGCAGTATGGTAATCAGTGTGTTCAGCGTACTCTTTATTGTGTTTGTTACGATGTTATATGCTATTAGCAAGATAAAAAAAGAAGATATCATTGACGCACTTCGGGATGATTTAACTTAATGGGAAAACCTGAATTTAAATCTGAAAAGTATTGACCCTGACATTGTGTAATAGTGTAATATATGAGCAAATGAGCAGGAGGTGAAGTATAAATATGAAATCAATAAAACAGGTTTCGGATCTAACGGGTATTAGTGTTCGAATGCTTCATTATTACGATAAAATCGGTTTGTTAAAACCGACTACTATAACAGAAGCGGGATATAGGCTATATGGTGATGAGGCCTTAGAAACTCTACAGCATATACTTTTTTTTAGGGAGCTTGATGTTCCCTTGAAAAAGATGAAAGAAGCTTTGGATGGTTCACAAAACGACAAAGTGCAGATGCTTCATAATCAAAAAGAATTACTTTCCCTAAAAAGAGATAAATTAAATGAACTAATTGGACTTATTGAAGAAAAACTAAATAATAATGGTACTGTAAATTTTAAAGAATTTGATATGAGTGAATATTTTAATGTACTGGAAGCATTTATGCAGGAGCATGAAAATGAAGTTGTCAAGTATTACGGCAGCGTAGAGGAATTCAGCAAAATCCTTGAAACAATGAAATCCAAAGAGTTTGAGGGTGCTAAAATGGCAATCAAACAGTTTGGCAGTATCGAAAAATACACGGAAGCGATAAAAAATAACCTCAGTAATTTGCCATTGATTATGGAAGGGTTTCAGTCAATTAAAGATAATATAGATGTTTATTCAGAACAAATGGATCAATTAATGAAACTTTTGACATCTGATTTAAGTAAAAATCCTTTTTCATCTGATATTCAGGAGATTGTAAAATTAATGGATGATATGGTTAAGGAGCAGAGTGAAATTGTTAAGATGGATATGGGAGAAAACTATTTTGAGCTGATGGCGGATATGTATTTAACAAAGCCCGCATGTACAAAAATCCATGATAAAAAATATGGAAAAGGTGCGACAAAATTTATAGGGGAAGCCCTCAAATACTATAGTGAAAACTGTAAAAGGAAATGAGTATACCTGAAAATCATAGGCATAAAATAATAGCATAACGAATATGATTAGAAGTATTTGCTATGTGTTATGCAACAACCAAAATTGTACGGTTAACTGTGGCCCCGCAGAGTTGAGGCACAGATAATATAAATTACAAGGAGGTTTGATAATGTCTAAAAAGAGGTTTTCTTTAAAAACACTCATGGTAATATTTGCAGTAGCAGTATTAATAACCACATTCTGCCTGACCTTACCTGTGAGTGCTGCTGCCAGAGGTGCATGGGCACCAAATACTGCATATGCAGTAAGTGATACGGTAACTTACAATGGAAGTACTTATACCTGCCGTCAGGCACATACTTCCCTCGTAGGCTGGGAACCATCTAATGTTCCGGCTTTATGGGAATTAGGGGGCGGTACGACACCACCAGCAACAAACGGAGCGACATTCTATGCAGACATAAATTTCGGAGGAACTGCAGTGATACTTGGGGCAGGTAATTATACCTTATCTCAGTTGAATGCAAAAGGGATACCGAATGACTGGATGTCTTCTCTTAAGGTTCCTGGCGGATGGACAGTTGAGGTCTATGAGAATGATAATTTTGGAGGAACGAAATGGACCTACACTTCAGATTCCTCTTGGGTGGGCGATTCTGTAAATGATAAAATGTCATCGGTAAAG
It includes:
- a CDS encoding FtsX-like permease family protein, encoding MNIFNKVTLQNMKKSHTRTVVTIIGVILSAAMITAVATFGTSLLNFMLKVSVQKYGDWHVEFFDAAASFVQERAHDHNVTKTAAFENIGYADLEGAKSPEKPYLFIAGFNKETFDTLPISLIAGRLPKNSGEILVPSHVAAKGGVRFKVGDTISLAVGDRLEGDKKLSQHDPYQYRKETLVSKVQRTYTVVGICNRPAFEEHSAPGYTLITKADTVDKADSNSLFVTLKNPHKVKAYVNSTAGAGGYLLNDDVLRFMGITDNKLFNGFLYMVGSILVAIIMLGSIFLIYNSFNISLNERTRQFGILSSVGATAKQLRNSVLFEGVCIGAIGIPIGVMVGIGSIGLINPIVDGKFRNILKSTVPLTLSVSVPAIVAAGAVSLVTILISAYIPAKKAANTPIMESIRQTNEIKTDAKAVKTSKLTQYIFGLEGTLALKNFKRNKRRYRSIVLSLTLSVVLFVSGSAFGTTLKRLSNQYTVDIDYDIYFTNQDMNDGEMFPLYDKLKTADGVYESSYQSVLAYSCLVKAEDLSDKYREYRGYKKADETVSLPMDIQFISDSEYLSFIKDLGLSPEEYTGQNAKMVAVAKQRVARENKGSELFDIFANRSLDSTVAPEINKKPKLEQEQNVNITFVDTYPISPPPKQSSEQNSSVFMVVAPYSLKEKFETPDTHSIIALGFLSKNPSQSVIEMEKMIQGEGITSSYNLYNVYDLVEQYHNMTFVIDVFTYVFVIMISLIAVANVFNTISTSIRLRRRELAMLRSVGMSDRDFNKMMNFECVFYGMRTLLYGIPLSVISSWLIYKGLVSAEKMDNLNFVFPWGSMVISVFSVLFIVFVTMLYAISKIKKEDIIDALRDDLT
- a CDS encoding MerR family transcriptional regulator; translated protein: MKSIKQVSDLTGISVRMLHYYDKIGLLKPTTITEAGYRLYGDEALETLQHILFFRELDVPLKKMKEALDGSQNDKVQMLHNQKELLSLKRDKLNELIGLIEEKLNNNGTVNFKEFDMSEYFNVLEAFMQEHENEVVKYYGSVEEFSKILETMKSKEFEGAKMAIKQFGSIEKYTEAIKNNLSNLPLIMEGFQSIKDNIDVYSEQMDQLMKLLTSDLSKNPFSSDIQEIVKLMDDMVKEQSEIVKMDMGENYFELMADMYLTKPACTKIHDKKYGKGATKFIGEALKYYSENCKRK
- a CDS encoding ABC transporter ATP-binding protein, which encodes MEFLKIENLCKSYGKGENQVIALDNVSLTIEKGEFTAIIGSSGSGKSTLLHIIGGVDVPTSGKVYLEGQDVYAGSNEKLAIFRRRQVGLIYQFHNLIPTLNVVENITLPILMDKRKVNEERLNDLLQMLGLQERKNHLPNQLSGGQQQRVSIGRALMNAPAVMLADEPTGSLDSRNGHEIVKLLKESNKKYGQTLLLVTHDENIALQADRIIGISDGKVTRDERMVQP
- a CDS encoding response regulator transcription factor, whose protein sequence is MKRIFLVEDDKAIAKNLILLLRSEGYTVTHAPTRNAALAALAGNKFDLALVDISLPDGNGFTVCTEIKETEDIPVIFLTASGDEASVVTGLNMGADDYITKPFRPRELIARIGTALRKSSRSGSEYEIRGLYVDTASGIVKKNGSEVFLSALEYRLLLVFLSNPKSIITRVRLLDELWDAAGEFVNDNTLTVYIKRLREKIENDPANPQIILTVRGTGYRLGDWHASE
- a CDS encoding carbohydrate-binding protein — protein: MSKKRFSLKTLMVIFAVAVLITTFCLTLPVSAAARGAWAPNTAYAVSDTVTYNGSTYTCRQAHTSLVGWEPSNVPALWELGGGTTPPATNGATFYADINFGGTAVILGAGNYTLSQLNAKGIPNDWMSSLKVPGGWTVEVYENDNFGGTKWTYTSDSSWVGDSVNDKMSSVKIYIGSPNTSVTKPSEVPNNIWTYTVNADNKFGKGGDFALLLCAVIKKESSFGAGLPGSPSAGDGLMQVEPNTRSAYLSLFSSTFGYAYNHSSEQDQVYLGALILNEKITKFGNIYNGLLHYNGGDYWYPGATDSYGRPILANLYADEVYGTYKSYGGKN
- a CDS encoding sensor histidine kinase, encoding MLRNREFRQFVILYSVIAAGTVVLGFIINVAAGILSLSAAAAFGASFFLFTKARYKSIEQISDQIDLVLHNADHLYIGESEEGELSILQSEITKMTLRIREQNEALKKEKEHLADSLADIAHQLRTPLTSVNLILSLLENNSDENERKAFMRETEELLVRMDWLITSLLKLSRLDAGIVVFQWESIDVNNLIRTSLRPLLIPMDLHNIELQINAPAGMIIQGDSGWLSEAIQNILKNCMESAGENGKIEIICTDNPLFTEITIHDSGLGFENKDLPCLFDRFYRGKNSSAEGYGIGLALCKMIITRQGGTITAKNHPQGGAIFSLRFSK